The DNA window CGAATGCTTGACCTACTGTGTTGGCAAGTTCTGTCGTCCCCTGAATGCTTTTGAGGCTTGCGGTGATGGAGTACTTATAGTCTACTACCATACCTTGTCTTAGCTTGTATCGCAGTCTAATCCCACCAGGCGGAAGCTCGGCTTTGTTTTTCACGTACACTGTGATTTCTTTACTTTTGCCAGTCTTTTTGCCTCCCGCATCCAAAGCTTGTACCTTTATGGTATGTTTACCCTCTCGCGGTTTTCTTTGCTCTGGGGTAAGGCTCGGGTCGGTTTCCTCGGCTTTGGTATCCCAAACGTACACGTAGGATCCGCCATTTTCATCTGGATTTGAGACTGCTGCCCTAAAGCGGCCATCTATGAAGTAAGCGACAAAACCGCCTTGTGGAACGCATCTGCCTGGTACGATTATGCGCACCTTTTCCCGCACAGTCGCTCCGTCCAACGGTCTTGCGATTTCGATGTCGCTCACGCTTTGAGCGTGGAGGTATGTCAATTGTAGTACTGACATAACCACGAAAGTGATTATAATTGTTAGCCTACTTCTTAGCATATCTCTCTGGCCCTTCAATTCATTAAAGTCACCACAGGGTATTGATTCGAGACCGCTTGGGTATAAATCCATCCCCCGGGATTTTCAGACAGACTTAATCGTAGCATAAGGGAGGAGCGAAAGTCAACGAACCACCCCTCCCCGAAGCCTTTCCCTTAAGTTTGACTTCCTCTGCGGCCGTGCTGTTCCGCAATTAGCCAGCCTTATGAAATTCAATTACGGTTCTACAACCTATTTAGTGCACTTAATCACCGCAAGCAGAAAGCCAATCCATGTCTATACTTTTACCCACTGTCCAGTCTCGGCCGACTTTTCCACAGCATCCAGCACCATTTGGCATTTCAATCCATCGTAGAAGTCAGGCGCCGGATTTTTGCCTGTAGCAATTCCGTTCATTAGATTGTATATCTGATGAACAAACGTATGTTGCCAACCTATTATATGGCCTGCTGGCCACCAACCCTTGATGTATGGATGCGGCGGGTCTGTAACAAGGATTGTTTTCCAACCTTGCTGTCCTTCCTTGTCTTTGCGATTAAAGAATTCCAGCTCATTTAGTCTTTCTAGATTAAATCGTATGCTGCCATCGCTACCGTTTAGCTCGAAGTGATTTCCATTGCGGTTTCCGGTGGCGAAGCGAGTTGCCTCAAAGGTGCCAACTGCACCATTCTTGAATTTGGCGAGGAAAAGCGTCGCATCGTCAACAGTAACCTCACCCATTTGCTTTCCAGCTTTAGCGCTTAACCCTCCTGTCGCTTCTGAGAGAACTGGACGCTGTTTGATAAAGGTTTTCATTAAACCACATACCTCATCAAACTCACCGCAAAGGTAGCGGGCAAGGTCAATAATATGAGCATTGAGGTCACCATGAGCACCTGAGCCGGCTTTATCTTTCTGAAGTCTCCAAACAAGCGGGAATTCGGGGTCCACAATCCAATCTTGCAGGTAAACAGCCCTGAAATGATAAGGCGTGCCTATCATTCCCTTTTCAACCATTTGCTTTGCCAGCTCAACGGCTGGAACACGGCGGTAGTTAAAGTTTATCATGTGGATGATACCTGCCTTCTCGGCGGCATCTATCATTTCCTTACATTCAGCCGTGTTCATTGCCATTGGTTTTTCGCAGAAGATGTGCTTGCCATTTTTTGCAGCCGCAATCGCAATCTCTTTGTGCGTATCGTTCCCGGTAGCAATATCTACCAAATCGATGTCATCGGCTTCGACCACATGTTGATAACCTTCGCTTGACCGCTCCCAACCATACTGCTTTGCATATTTCGCCGCTTCAGCACCAACAAGCCCGCATATCTCCTTCATGACGGGCTCAGCCTTGACATCCGGGAAAGCAAATGCGCAGTCGCGATAACCAACGCTATGCGCCTTTCCCATGAACAAATAGCCCACAAGTCCGACGTTAACCTTTTTCTTTGCCATTCCTAATCCTCCTCTTCGATAAACTTTCTTTTGATGTTTGGACTCTGCAAGCTAGAATGAGGTGTTTACGCTATCCGTAATATTTAAAAGCTAATCAGCTAATGAAAGCAGAGACCGGGCCTGCATGCCCCGAGTTGGAGCCTGCAAGCCCGGACTTTTATTTTCAACTCGCCACAAGAGTTGGACCGCTCATTTTTGATTTATTTACGGCGCAGGAGGCGGTGGCGGCGACGTTGCTGCTTCCGCATCGCTTACTCCAGGAGGAGGAGCATCGTTCTTTGACTCCTCTTTGGGGGCTTCTTCGGACGGCTGAGCGGCAGGCTTCGGCGACTCAGCTGGTTTGGACTCTTCTACTTTTGGCTGTTCTTGTTGTTTCGGCGGCTGAGGAGCCAGATAGTTTACAATCTTTGCTTTATTTCT is part of the Armatimonadota bacterium genome and encodes:
- a CDS encoding Gfo/Idh/MocA family oxidoreductase yields the protein MAKKKVNVGLVGYLFMGKAHSVGYRDCAFAFPDVKAEPVMKEICGLVGAEAAKYAKQYGWERSSEGYQHVVEADDIDLVDIATGNDTHKEIAIAAAKNGKHIFCEKPMAMNTAECKEMIDAAEKAGIIHMINFNYRRVPAVELAKQMVEKGMIGTPYHFRAVYLQDWIVDPEFPLVWRLQKDKAGSGAHGDLNAHIIDLARYLCGEFDEVCGLMKTFIKQRPVLSEATGGLSAKAGKQMGEVTVDDATLFLAKFKNGAVGTFEATRFATGNRNGNHFELNGSDGSIRFNLERLNELEFFNRKDKEGQQGWKTILVTDPPHPYIKGWWPAGHIIGWQHTFVHQIYNLMNGIATGKNPAPDFYDGLKCQMVLDAVEKSAETGQWVKV